The following coding sequences lie in one Lolium perenne isolate Kyuss_39 chromosome 2, Kyuss_2.0, whole genome shotgun sequence genomic window:
- the LOC127330447 gene encoding endoglucanase 11-like — protein sequence MSNSAALARPRPSPTARAVVFGVFFFLVWFSASDCVLAAEHPDYADALAKSLLFFQGQRSGRLPPDQAVTWRSDSATSDGSAANVDLSGGYYDGGDNVKFGFPMAFTATMLSWSIIEYGGRMEGRVHDARAAVRWATDYLLKAATATPGVLYVGVGDADADHHCWERPEDMDTPRTVYSVSASAPGSDVAGETAAALAAASVVFKAADPAYSRRLVTAARDVMAFAWQHQGKYSDHVGGGLSNYYPSYSGYTDELLWGSAWLLWATKNTSYLADVLSLGASDGVDMFSWDNKLAGARVLLSRRVLVNADKRLDAFKRQAEDFICRVLPKSASPSSTTPYTPGGLMHRSDNANLQYVASASFLLTTYAKYMAGSKRTFSCQNLPVTHKTLRALAKRQVDYVLGANPLNMSYMVGYGDRWPRRIHHRASSMPSMAAHPARIGCQEGFDSYLYASGDNPNVLTGAVVGGPDQNDAFPDDRADYARSEPTTYTSAPLVGCLAYFAGSYKNK from the exons ATGAGCAATTCAGCTGCTTTGGCGAGACCGAGGCCGTCCCCAACAGCACGCGCGGTTGTGTTtggcgtcttcttcttcctcgtttgGTTCTCCGCCAGCGATTGCGTCCTCGCCGCCGAACACCCTGACTACGCCGACGCGCTCGCCAAATCGTTGCTCTTCTTCCAGGGGCAGAGGTCCGGCCGCCTGCCGCCGGACCAGGCCGTCACGTGGAGGTCCGACTCCGCCACGTCCGACGGCTCAGCCGCAAAC GTTGACCTCTCCGGTGGGTACTACGACGGCGGCGACAATGTCAAGTTCGGTTTCCCGATGGCGTTCACCGCGACCATGCTGTCGTGGAGCATCATCGAGTACGGCGGGCGGATGGAGGGGCGCGtgcacgacgcgcgcgccgccgtgCGCTGGGCCACGGACTACCTGCTGAAGGCGGCCACGGCCACCCCGGGCGTGCTCTACGTCGGCGTGGGCGACGCCGACGCGGACCACCACTGCTGGGAGCGTCCCGAGGACATGGACACGCCGCGGACCGTGTACTCAGTTTCAGCGTCCGCCCCGGGGTCCGACGTCGCAGGGGAGACCGCAGCCGCGCTCGCCGCGGCCAGCGTGGTGTTCAAGGCCGCCGACCCGGCATACTCCAGGAGGCTGGTCACGGCGGCCAGGGACGTGATGGCGTTCGCTTGGCAGCACCAGGGCAAGTACAGCGACCACGTCGGCGGCGGCCTCAGCAACTACTACCCGTCCTACTCCGGTTACACG GACGAGCTCCTATGGGGATCCGCGTGGCTGCTGTGGGCGACGAAGAACACCTCCTACCTCGCCGACGTCCTCTCCCTCGGCGCCAGCGACGGCGTCGACATGTTCAGCTGGGACAACAAGCTCGCCGGGGCGCGCGTCCTTCTCTCACGG AGGGTGCTGGTGAACGCAGACAAGAGGCTGGACGCGTTCAAGCGTCAGGCGGAGGATTTCATCTGCCGGGTCCTCCCCAAGtccgcctcgccgtcgtccacgACGCCGTACACTCCCGGCGGCCTGATGCACCGCTCCGACAACGCCAACCTTCAGTACGTCGCCTCCGCGAGCTTCCTGCTCACCACCTACGCCAAGTACATGGCCGGTTCCAAGCGCACCTTCTCCTGCCAGAACCTCCCCGTCACCCACAAGACCCTGCGAGCGCTCGCCAAGCGGCAGGTAGACTACGTGCTGGGCGCCAACCCGCTGAACATGTCCTACATGGTGGGCTACGGCGACCGGTGGCCGCGGAGGATCCACCACAGGGCGTCCTCCATGCCGTCCATGGCCGCGCACCCGGCGCGCATCGGCTGCCAAGAAGGGTTTGACAGCTACCTCTACGCCTCCGGCGATAACCCCAACGTGCTCACCGGCGCCGTCGTCGGCGGGCCGGACCAGAACGACGCGTTTCCGGACGACCGCGCCGACTACGCCCGCTCGGAGCCCACCACGTACACCAGCGCGCCCCTCGTCGGCTGCCTCGCATACTTCGCCGGGAGCTACAAGAACAAATGA